The nucleotide window CCCTATCACTGTTGATTTGTACAGGGGTTGATATGCTACCATGCCCAAATAAAAGCTTTTCTTTATGTCTTAAAACGTTTAACCAATTCATAATGACAGGTAGACTTTGATCTTCGGATAATAGTATGGACACCGGCAAGGTTGACTTACCCTTTGTTAAATTTCTAACAGACAACTCATAatacaaaatttgctttttaCCATGGCCTCTGTCCAACACCCCACCGGTCGCATCCCAGAATACTACGTCTGTTCTACACATATCGTGCCATACCCTTAGTCCTCCTTCCGTGAAACATATTATATACATCGGACTAACAGATATTTGTTGGATGAAGCCCGGAACCCTACCACGATGGTTATATTTTAAACAGTACTTCTGCTGCTTTTTTAGAAGACTTTTGATTTCGTCTTCATCATCACGTTCCTTAGACCTACTCTCACTTGAAATTTTCTGCATGACAGACAGCGTCCTGCCACAGTCGTTTCTGTTACCCGATGCTATAACTTCTGAAGATTTAGAAGACAGATTCCGTAAAAGAACTTTCATTGGCTTCACACCCATGGAGAGGGTCTTTCCCGCTAATCTCCTATCTAAGCCCCTAATTGGCCGAGCATGGATGTCGTACATGCTGTGCTTCATGTTTCCATTGAAGTTCACCGTGCATGAATAGTTTCTATCCATGGAAATGAGTACGCTTACGGAACAATCTGCAAATTTGCAATACCCCTTGGCTCGGAATATCGTTTCACTAGTGTTATTGTCTATAAGATAATGGTACTTAAACATGATTACACAATAAGGGTTTATTTTAGACATACCATCTACGAAATACTTTTGCCATTCCCCTGTGGGAAGACACCTACCGCGTCTTTTACTTAATACTGTATTATAAGTGTCTGCATTGATTGAAAATGTTCCCTTCTTGGGAAACTGCTTAATAACGTAGTCATCATTATTTGCTTGTGATCCAGACAACACACTTAACGTCTTATTTGATACACGGCTGGCAACTTCTGTACTTTCCTTCTTACATGAATCGGTATTTGTATCATTACATTCATGGCTGGATTTGGCGGTAGTAGGTTGCGGATGTACTATTTCACTCGAGTTCAAGTTTTCTTTCAACTTAACGCCATCTTTATCATGGTGCAGCTGAAATACATACTTTCCGTTGTTACACTTACCAATACCGCAATAAAATGTTACATTAAAACCAGACTTTACCGTTGAAGGAATACGCATACAGCTGTAATGGTACCATTCATCACATTGCTTGCAATGGATGTACTGTCGTTTGTTATCATAATACGTTTGACAAGTGCaatactttcttttcatattaatgTCGACCCAATTACTTGAAAATCTTACTGGCTTACGTTTCCTCTTTTCCCTTGGTTTCGTTCTTGTTGCTCCTTCTCCCGATTCTACCAGTAATCGTATGTTTCCTCTGTTATTACACCATATGCTCCGGAGGACCTTCACTGACCTCTTGAGATTTTTTGTCGACCAGCCCAGCTCCATAACGACACTCTCCCAGAAAGCTTTTGATGGTGATGAGGTAACCGTCACCTTTTTTCTCACTGACGAAATTGCGGCAGAGATCTTGGCATACTCGGTACACGCAGGTCGTCCTCGCTTGTGAGCACCGCCCTTTAGCTGAGAGAAATCCCTTGTCGGTGATCGTTCCAGGAAATGTTCGTGTGTCTCTTTCTATAAAAGGATAAATTGTATCGCAGGTTATTTATCATTTCGGTTCTTGTTTCGTACCACATTCGCATGACTACACAGCAGCTTCacttaaatgaaacaaattttgcACACATTGTAATAAATGATAACTGAAAATCAGGTAAATACTGCTTTCAGGCCGATAGTATACGGTCATTTCTTCTCCCCTTCAGGCTTCAGGGCGTAATAGACGTAATAAAAAGAATATTTCAGTGGGATTTGAAAGCAGCTTCTAATTGTAACGCTGCCTTCGTCCTCGGATGTTATGCTGATACATGCAGTGAATTCACCTTTACTTTCGGAGAAAGATAAAGAAGGGATAGGGCATATTCCTCTGGGCCGAAAACATGCAGGGTTAGGGTATGGATTGAAGCTGAAACACTTAATACCAGAACCGGTTCTCTGTGTTTGCATCTGTTTATGTACTAGTACGTACAACGTGAAATATGTTACAAACACTGAATGTGCACCCGGGACCTTGGTGGAGAGCATGGCTCGCGCCGCTATAAATTTGCGCCGTGACCTTGACGGGGCACTCTATAACCAGCGCCGATATAAACTTAGCGGCTCACATTGACTCGCGCCGCTATATATGACCTTGCGCCGCGCACCGACTAGCAACGCCATGATCGTGGCGGCGCACAATCACAGCTCAGAATTCAGGCGATCAAATAGCCAGTACAGCAGAGGGAAGAGAGGGGGAACCACGCGACAACCACGTTAGCCTAACCGACGCGCCCTTCTTCACTACAACTCACCTCCCGCACCCAAAACACTGATCCAAATGTAATTCCAATTGCAAAAGCCAATGAAAGGTCTAAAAATTTCATTCAAAACGAAGCGTTATCTTTATGGTAGTGAACTGACTCTAGCCACGCGTTGATAATCAAAGTTTGGTAAAAGAACCTCGTTGGGAAACCACTAGCattcaattaataaaaaaatgctcACCGGACGTTCGTCGCCATGATTCTGAGTTGGCCGTTTGAAGCGAATTGGCGTTGTATTAAACCCACTTGCCGTAATTGCGTGGTTCCATTGAACCTCCAAGCAATCTTCCTTTCCACCAGTGCGTTCTCCCATTTCCGTCGTTACCTGGTATGAGAAAGTTGAGTATAGGTCGATACATAAACAACCACAcatattacatatacatatatacatatatatatatatatatatacaagggcggcggaaccgggggggcacagggggcacgtgcccccccacttttcctcagattaaaaatgtgccctttttctacataaaaatttctaaataaaaaaagagtttacaaagcgaaacccacgtcgaatcaaatatttcgggaagttttaaatgtttaataccacaggcgtaggagcccaatttgatttgggggggggggggggggctgtaacgacttgcccgaaaaatattaccaaaatttttcgcgcgctacgcgcgcgttcaacatcttaatgtgcatatcatataggcctgcgttggttattacatcgcatgccaataacatacaatcatttgctgtGTTACAACCtttccaaattggttataattattcggaaagtcgttacaataataatgatcataataatatcagtttagccattgaaaaacacatagaaaattacttttctttcagtatttggacatatttcatttgctttcatgcatgtatcgatcgcgtgtgcagggacttggactttataatgatttcacctcattttgtctttttccttctttcccaatttgcacattagatactgcagtgctagtatgcattgtttccttgaggggggggggggggggtggcgttgatggagtgatgtgtatacgcaaataagataatacaataagagttatgaagggtactaaatatcaggcagcatcagtccaatcgaatttctgcaaagtgcccttcgacgtgggtgcccccccagattaaaagtgcttccgccgcccttgtatatatatatatatatatatatatatatatatatatatatatatatatatatatatatatatattcgcaTTTCAAAGTAGTTGATATTCACTCTTTGCAAAGGAGTGACTATTGAAATAAGCCAATCAAATGGTAATGTCGCTCACCATTTCTTGGAGTTAAGgatcaaccttttttttttctttcgaatGCACGAGGTATATGCCTTTAAGTCATTTTTTTACTATACTTTGCCTCTCCTTGTTCTTGAAATTTGTACGCAGTACATGACAAATAGTGCATTTGGAGATGTTGTTCAGTTGGTGGTGTATTTTAACGGAAAATTTAACATTAGGCTGGACACTATATGCACATTAGAACATGGGCTACTTGTTTTGAGGTATAATGCCTGTGTCAAATGTTATGCCTATAAATATAGTGAGCCAGAAGTTAAAGCAGCTAAGGTCCAGGAATTTCGTTTTCATGAACAATTTGCTAATGACTTTTATTTTACTGGCAAGATTCAAAATAACAAGCTGTCGCAGAGATATCAGTAAGCAGATATGGTATATGTGCCACTTTAAGAAAAGATCAATATATATCACGTTAACTTCACTATACGGGACAACAATATTAGGTCCATATGGCTGTCATATTCTAGCattacaaaatttctatcataTTCTAGCATTacaaaatacttcaggttcttggcgactacgttgcgttagatagtgtaaaaccgcctataCACCCCATTTCATCTCAACAGTGAGTAATACTGTATAGAAACCAATCATAGCCTTAAAGGAATACCAATTATACAAAACCAAGATTTTAACATCAGTCAATACAACAAGGTATAACCACTTTCAATAATTAATTCACAAGGGAATACAAATATTGGCAGAAACTATAACTAATCTAAACTATGTACTATGAAGGAAAAACTGAATGACTGATTACAACAAGTATGTTAATGATCCTATTCAGCAGATAAATCAACTTACGCAAAGATATGCGGCATGAACTTCTAACCCCTAAAAGGGAATATGGTAAGAGAGttacaaacacatacacacagcgTATGGTCAAGTTAGTGCAATACAAAACTTCAGAACCATTAATTGTGTTTGTTATAAGCCTTCTTCACTCTGTATCATTGTAGGATATCTTTAATAGGCCAAATTGACGTTATATTTGTCAACTAAAGAGTTCCAcagaattataaatataaaaacctGTCCATTTTACACACAATTAACACATTTAAAACTGGGCAATGATTTTAAAGTACTTTCTCCTTTCAGGTTGGCCTATAGACATGTAGCTAatatctcaatatatatatatatatatatatatatatatatatatatatatatatatatatatatatatatatatatatatatatatatatatatatatatatatatgtgtgtgtgtgtgtatataaatatatacatatacatgtatgtgtgggtgcgtgtgtgtgtagaTATAGCAGCAGTAACTATATTCGTTCATTTAAAGTAaaatagggcctatatatatatagaacaacgACATTTCAGATGAATTATAATTTGTACAACTTTTGCGATTGGGCGCTCCCAATCTACGAAAAGCATGTATCTCCTATGAAACCAGTTAACTTTAAACATTCCGTACTAAGACCAATTAAAGGCAAAAACTAGCTACCAAGTGATATCAGGTTTATTAAATGCATTTCTCTGCGCATTCCGTATGGGATTTTTCACGTAATGATATAGACATGATAAAGTAAGAAGatggaaataacataaaatgaaaGCCACGATTTGCTCTGAATACTTACGGATATGTAGGAGGTTATTTTTTCTTCCTGTTGCTTGATAAGTCATCCCATCATACCTCTACATCCTCGTCATCTGGCgtttggtatcgcactttcgttAACATTGGATTTATTCATTAACAACTAAAATATCGAATAGAAACGGTTTGCTCCGCTAGGGGAAAGTGCTTCCCTATTACTGACCACATCTATTTTAAGTATTTAGTGTAGCACTATCTGTTCATTGAGCCATAgggggcgctgccg belongs to Apostichopus japonicus isolate 1M-3 chromosome 4, ASM3797524v1, whole genome shotgun sequence and includes:
- the LOC139967109 gene encoding uncharacterized protein, translated to MGERTGGKEDCLEVQWNHAITASGFNTTPIRFKRPTQNHGDERPKETHEHFLERSPTRDFSQLKGGAHKRGRPACTEYAKISAAISSVRKKVTVTSSPSKAFWESVVMELGWSTKNLKRSVKVLRSIWCNNRGNIRLLVESGEGATRTKPREKRKRKPVRFSSNWVDINMKRKYCTCQTYYDNKRQYIHCKQCDEWYHYSCMRIPSTVKSGFNVTFYCGIGKCNNGKYVFQLHHDKDGVKLKENLNSSEIVHPQPTTAKSSHECNDTNTDSCKKESTEVASRVSNKTLSVLSGSQANNDDYVIKQFPKKGTFSINADTYNTVLSKRRGRCLPTGEWQKYFVDGMSKINPYCVIMFKYHYLIDNNTSETIFRAKGYCKFADCSVSVLISMDRNYSCTVNFNGNMKHSMYDIHARPIRGLDRRLAGKTLSMGVKPMKVLLRNLSSKSSEVIASGNRNDCGRTLSVMQKISSESRSKERDDEDEIKSLLKKQQKYCLKYNHRGRVPGFIQQISVSPMYIICFTEGGLRVWHDMCRTDVVFWDATGGVLDRGHGWALADDNTSLGSTLHTVTANNAYICVYEKVDNVDTQNSPTTPTLSNSSFVTQTRKTQTKDDMYHEKVCNPTSTSDHTTGHSQITKEGKHDNRSPVIEQDRSTENIEKNIECADDIIDLTTEDEEAEDLFDPQRRPVTRGFGINVMVNDLKLLMEPDGWLNDNIINFYLNLLSEAAQKSLNTKVFPFSTFFFSSLLNDGYDKAYRWCSNSDIFQQDFLLIPINSVSHWTLVVVDNIQREVVYYDSLNNTNNKTHLDHIKQFLLIANTERSLNLGEWRFRMKTDAAKQGNMSDCGVFTCLFAESATGLNKDVKWNDIPYERRRIATTILSRS